The following proteins are encoded in a genomic region of Methanoculleus bourgensis MS2:
- the cgi121 gene encoding KEOPS complex subunit Cgi121, with translation MAEPACDIYQAVFTVDENVSFLEKVRGIADEHRTHIILFDADRLAGRDHVAAALRHAWRSWTGGEPIANSIEMEALLYAAGSRQCQVAAFFGIHPGVNRAYVAVCPPAPGIRERLAGCVTFVDEDWEEIDPAKRERLAELFSITPEEVLVVGEERFRELVLERVALLDVYR, from the coding sequence ATGGCAGAACCAGCATGCGATATCTACCAGGCGGTCTTTACGGTCGATGAGAATGTCAGTTTTCTCGAAAAGGTCCGGGGGATCGCCGACGAACACAGGACCCATATCATCCTCTTTGACGCCGACCGCCTGGCAGGGCGCGACCACGTGGCGGCGGCGCTCCGGCACGCGTGGCGGTCATGGACCGGCGGCGAGCCGATAGCAAACTCTATCGAGATGGAAGCGCTCCTCTACGCCGCGGGGAGCAGGCAGTGCCAGGTGGCCGCGTTCTTCGGTATCCACCCGGGAGTGAACCGGGCCTACGTCGCCGTCTGCCCGCCGGCGCCGGGCATCCGGGAGCGCCTCGCCGGTTGTGTGACGTTTGTCGACGAGGATTGGGAGGAGATCGATCCCGCGAAGCGGGAGCGCCTCGCGGAACTCTTCAGTATCACGCCCGAAGAGGTTCTGGTGGTAGGGGAGGAGCGGTTCCGCGAGCTGGTGCTCGAACGGGTCGCGCTCCTTGACGTCTACCGTTGA